A region of Helicoverpa zea isolate HzStark_Cry1AcR chromosome 16, ilHelZeax1.1, whole genome shotgun sequence DNA encodes the following proteins:
- the LOC124637508 gene encoding uncharacterized protein LOC124637508 → MKLLIFILGVVHFISSAEIYPERLETIIRSTKYIKNINFKFRRHTRNSPYYIDFDYNAVCGYGNNLTLKWKLFEYISGRYVPVPVQFEYRLCDFLYKDPFFGQMYAKQLPGNWTCPFPPGKSPFKNLVMHIENLPLVPFTYSSLIVRTRADLIIFMEEEIALVKIYLQVRQMLKKSLTNG, encoded by the exons atgaaactattaatttttatattgggCGTGGTTCATTTTATATCG tcTGCGGAGATTTATCCAGAGAGATTGGAGACAATAATTCGCAGTACCAAGTATATAAAAAACATCAACTTCAAGTTCAGAAGACATACTCGCAACAGCCCTTATTACATTGACTTTGATTACAACGCTGTATGTGGTTACGGGAACAATTTGACG CTCAAATGGAAGTTATTTGAATACATAAGTGGACGCTATGTACCTGTACCAGTGCAGTTTGAGTATAGACTATGTGACTTTTTATACAAAGACCCATTTTTCGGACAGATGTACGCGAAGCAATTGCCAGGAAACTGGACGTGCCCTTTTCCTCCA GGTAAAAGTCCCTTCAAAAACTTAGTGATGCATATAGAGAACCTGCCACTAGTACCCTTCACGTATTCGTCACTGATTGTGAGGACCCGTGCTGATCTCATTATATTCATGGAAGAAGAAATAGCTTTGGTAAAGATATATTTACAAGTCAGGCAGATGTTGAAGAAGTCTCTTACGAATGGATAA